Proteins encoded in a region of the Thunnus maccoyii chromosome 4, fThuMac1.1, whole genome shotgun sequence genome:
- the gpr157 gene encoding G-protein coupled receptor 157, whose product MATGNETVVYLSEQVIVLCSCALSFVGSSLIILTYICWSDLRTTPRKLLVFLSMSDWLSAVSYAFGVWRVFHTNSVDCIVQGAISTFANTSSFFWTVAIAVYLYVFIVRSSQRVADSLVLFFHLVSWGVPLAITIAAVCLNKIGYDASEVSVGWCWVSIDADDRVLWMLLTGKIWEFLAYLTLPILYILIKRHIHTAHAALSEYRPILANRPPTHSFSSMADIKMTLIPVIFITLRIWSTVRFILLLVNSPARLNPVLMTLHGIGNTSQGAANCIMFVLFTQPIRTRLCTTLCCCSKCREEAQRSPDAPHGLLPGHDPSTLREEISTRTDR is encoded by the exons ATGGCAACTGGAAATGAGACAGTTGTGTACCTGTCTGAGCAGGTGATCGTTTTGTGCTCGTGCGCGCTGTCGTTCGTGGGCTCCTCGCTCATCATCCTCACCTACATTTGTTGGTCAGATCTGAGGACAACTCCGCGGAAACTGCTGGTGTTCCTCTCGATGTCTGACTGGCTCTCCGCTGTCTCCTACGCTTTCGGAGTCTGGAGAGTTTTTCACACAAATTCAGTGGACTGCATCGTTCAAGGAGCGATTTCCACTTTCGCCAACACCAGCTCTTTCTTCTGGACTGTGGCCATCGCTGTTTACCTGTACGTCTTCATAGTGAGGTCCAGCCAGAGAGTCGCTGACAGcttagtgttgtttttccacCTCGTCAG CTGGGGTGTTCCTCTGGCTATCACTATTGCAGCCGTGTGCCTCAACAAGATTGGCTACGATGCATCAGAGGTGTCGGTGGGCTGGTGCTGGGTCAGCATCGATGCTGATGACCGTGTCCTGTGGATGCTCCTGACAGGAAAGATCTGGGAGTTCCTGGCTTACCTCACCCTCCCCATCCTCTACATCCTAATTAAGAGGCACATCCACACAGCG CATGCCGCCCTGTCGGAGTACCGTCCCATCTTGGCCAACAGGCCTCCAACACACTCCTTCTCCTCCATGGCTGATATAAAGATGACACTCATCCCTGTTATCTTCATCACTCTGCGCATTTGGAGCACAGTGCGCTTCATACTGCTGCTAGTCAACTCTCCAGCCAGACTGAACCCGGTGCTGATGACTCTACAT GGAATTGGCAACACGTCGCAGGGAGCTGCCAACTGCatcatgtttgtattgtttaCTCAGCCAATCCGCACACGCCTCTGCACCacgctctgctgctgctccaagTGTCGAGAAGAGGCGCAGCGCTCACCTGACGCCCCTCATGGGCTGCTGCCGGGACACGACCCCTCCACCCTGAGAGAGGAAATCAGCACCCGGACTGATAGATGA
- the slc2a1a gene encoding solute carrier family 2, facilitated glucose transporter member 1a: protein MAENKEKLVERRGCNHYGWSLSYKRRIHTVRCCSRQRLTAVLALATLISAFGSSFQYGYNVAVVNSPSTFMQQFYNATYLERYGRPMEENFQTLLWSLSVSMYPLGGFFGSLMVAPLVNKLGRKGTLLFNNIFSIVPAVMMGVSEIAKSYEIIIVARFIVGICAGLSSNVVPMYLGELSPKNLRGAIGIVPQLFITIGILSAQVLGIRHILGNSTGWTLMLGLTGIPAVIELLLLPFFPESPRYTLIQKGDEKTAKKALQRLRGWDDVDGEISEMHLEDQSEKAEGRLSVLSLLSQRSLRWQLISIIIMNMGQQLSGVNAIYYYADSIYASAGVKENDIQYVTVGTGAVNVFMTIAAVFIVEASGRRLLLLCGFGICCGACVLLTVALTFQESVTWMPYVSITCVIIYVIGHAIGPSPIPYVVTTEMFRQSARPAAFMVAGSVHWLSNFTVGLVFPFLERGLGSYSFIIFSFICLATLLYIWLVVPETKSKTFLEISQMFAKRNKVEIKLGDGDQPLKESKESLEDAVRVTAF, encoded by the exons ATGGCGGAGAATAAGGAAAAGCttgtggagaggagaggg TGTAATCATTATGGATGGTCTTTGAGTTATAAAAGGAGGATTCACACAGTGCGCTGTTGTTCCCGGCAGAGACTAACTGCGGTCCTGGCATTGGCAACACTCATATCTGCATTTGGTTCATCCTTCCAGTATGGATATAATGTGGCTGTGGTCAACTCTCCATCAACG TTCATGCAGCAGTTTTATAATGCCACCTACCTGGAGCGTTACGGAAGACCGATGGAGGAGAACTTCCAGACTCTGCTGTGgtctctgtctgtgtccatGTATCCTCTGGGAGGCTTCTTCGGCTCTCTGATGGTGGCCCCGCTGGTCAACAAACTAGGGAG GAAAGGCACCCTCCTCTTCAACAACATCTTCTCCATCGTCCCAGCTGTCATGATGGGAGTCAGTGAGATTGCCAAATCCTATGAGATTATTATAGTGGCCAGGTTTATAGTGGGAATCTGTGCAG GGCTCTCATCCAATGTGGTGCCCATGTATCTGGGCGAACTCTCTCCTAAGAACCTGAGAGGAGCGATTGGCATCGTACCTCAGCTCTTCATCACCATTGGCATCCTCAGTGCTCAAGTGCTGGGTATCAGACACATACTGGGGAACAGCACAG GCTGGACCCTCATGCTGGGTTTAACTGGTATCCCTGCCGTGATAGAGCTCCTGCTGCTGCCCTTCTTCCCAGAGAGTCCCAGGTACACACTCATCCAAAAGGGAGATGAGAAGACAGCAAAGAAAg CGCTACAGCGTCTGCGTGGCTGGGACGATGTGGATGGAGAGATATCAGAGATGCATCTGGAGGACCAGTCGGAGAAGGCCGAGGGCCGCCTGTCTGTGCTCTCCCTGCTGTCCCAGCGCTCCCTTCGCTGGCAGCTGatctccatcatcatcatgaacATGGGCCAACAGCTGTCGGGGGTCAACGCG ATTTACTACTATGCAGACAGCATTTATGCCAGTGCAGGAGTCAAGGAGAATGACATCCAGTATGTGACTGTGGGAACAGGTGCAGTGAATGTCTTCATGACCATAGCTGCT gTCTTCATCGTGGAGGCGTCAGGACGACggctgctcctcctctgtggttTTGGGATCTGCTGTGGAGCCTGTGTGCTGCTCACCGTTGCTCTCACCTTCCAG GAGAGCGTGACGTGGATGCCCTACGTCAGCATCACCTGTGTCATCATCTACGTCATCGGACATGCAATAGGACCAA GTCCCATTCCGTACGTGGTGACCACTGAGATGTTCAGGCAGTCAGCCAGACCCGCTGCCTTCATGGTCGCAGGCTCCGTGCACTGGCTGTCCAACTTCACTGTTGGCCTGGTCTTCCCTTTTCTAGAG AGAGGCCTGGGCTCCTacagttttatcattttttcctTCATCTGCCTGGCAACGCTGTTGTACATCTGGCTGGTGGTCCCCGAGACCAAGAGCAAGACGTTCCTGGAGATCAGCCAGATGTTCGCCAAGAGGAACAAAGTGGAAATCAAGCTGGGTGATGGGGATCAGCCACTGAAAGAGAGCAAAGAAAGCCTGGAGGATGCAGTGAGGGTCACGGCCTTCTGA